In Synechococcus sp. CC9616, the following are encoded in one genomic region:
- a CDS encoding CAAD domain-containing protein produces the protein MSDATTEVKDAAETQDSAVDSGTGAPDEGTSFAERYSDVLGKVNETLDQVDWNQMGRIGKIVGIFAAVIVAQILIKGILDTINLLPVVPGLLELLGVVVVGQWSWKNLTTSDKRNALIKKVQTLRQEYLG, from the coding sequence ATGAGTGACGCCACCACTGAAGTGAAGGATGCCGCTGAAACTCAGGATTCGGCAGTTGATAGCGGAACTGGGGCCCCTGATGAGGGCACATCGTTCGCGGAGCGCTACAGCGATGTGCTCGGGAAAGTGAACGAGACCCTCGACCAAGTTGACTGGAATCAGATGGGGCGTATCGGCAAGATCGTCGGAATCTTCGCTGCCGTCATCGTTGCCCAGATTCTGATCAAAGGGATTCTGGACACCATCAATCTTCTTCCTGTCGTTCCCGGTCTGCTGGAACTCCTGGGTGTGGTCGTCGTCGGTCAATGGAGCTGGAAAAATCTCACCACCAGCGACAAGCGCAACGCTCTGATCAAAAAAGTTCAAACCCTCAGGCAGGAATATCTCGGTTGA
- a CDS encoding M67 family metallopeptidase, translated as MHFVPSLLCLNHQCLTVLDCNFRARYPEEGCALLLGPIPTQSHWLVNTVWPCCNVWQPPEERTSCFAIDPREQLAAQRWARGKGLQPLAVAHSHPGTAAFPSEQDRRLGLPEALMLITDRDGLPRAWWLDADRRVTSIPMEVWDSGRSQGACL; from the coding sequence ATGCACTTTGTGCCATCGCTGCTGTGCCTGAATCATCAATGCCTCACGGTTCTTGATTGCAATTTCCGTGCAAGATATCCAGAGGAGGGATGCGCCCTGTTGCTTGGTCCCATCCCAACGCAATCGCATTGGCTGGTGAACACGGTCTGGCCCTGTTGCAACGTCTGGCAGCCGCCAGAGGAGCGGACCAGCTGTTTTGCCATTGATCCGCGGGAACAGCTGGCAGCACAGCGCTGGGCACGTGGCAAGGGCCTGCAGCCACTTGCCGTGGCCCATTCACATCCCGGAACAGCGGCGTTCCCATCAGAGCAGGACCGGCGGCTTGGTCTCCCCGAAGCACTGATGCTGATCACGGATCGCGATGGTCTTCCGCGCGCCTGGTGGCTGGATGCGGATCGTCGGGTCACGTCGATCCCGATGGAGGTCTGGGACAGTGGTCGAAGCCAGGGGGCCTGCTTGTGA
- the moeB gene encoding molybdopterin-synthase adenylyltransferase MoeB, whose product MTTSSTGSNNDLTPAERERYSRHLLLPEVGTDGQKRLRAASVLCVGCGGLGSPLLLYLAAAGVGRIGIVDGDVVELSNLQRQVIHGEGWLGRSKAQSAASRIADLNSGCRVDVHEQMLSIENALDLIAPYDLVCDGTDNFPTRFLVNDACVLLGKPLIYGSVQRFVGQVSVFNRTADSPNYRDLLTEPPPPGEVPSCAEAGVMGVMPGLIGLLQASEAIKLITDIGLPLDGRLLVVDALTMRFRELTLKVDPARQPIENLIDYRQFCRPELLAMDSISVTELNALLEAEADDVVLIDVRNPSEAEVASIAGSHLIPMSTIENGEAVDQVRSLAQGKRLYVHCKLGGRSARAVQMLGSHGIEAINVDGGIDAWAQLIDAEMARY is encoded by the coding sequence GTGACCACCTCCTCGACAGGAAGCAACAACGATCTGACGCCCGCTGAACGGGAGCGTTACTCCCGTCATCTGCTGCTCCCTGAAGTGGGAACCGATGGTCAGAAGCGTCTCCGAGCTGCATCTGTCCTGTGTGTTGGTTGTGGAGGACTTGGCTCGCCCCTTCTTCTTTATCTCGCTGCAGCTGGTGTTGGTCGTATCGGCATTGTGGACGGTGATGTTGTCGAGCTCTCGAACCTGCAGCGTCAGGTGATTCATGGTGAAGGCTGGCTGGGTCGCTCGAAAGCGCAATCCGCAGCCAGTCGCATCGCTGATCTCAATTCGGGTTGCCGGGTCGACGTCCATGAGCAGATGCTCTCGATCGAGAACGCTCTGGATCTGATCGCTCCCTACGACCTGGTGTGCGACGGAACCGACAACTTCCCGACCCGTTTTCTGGTGAACGATGCCTGTGTGTTGCTTGGCAAGCCACTGATCTACGGCTCGGTGCAGCGGTTCGTCGGACAGGTCAGTGTGTTTAATCGAACGGCTGACAGCCCCAACTACAGAGATCTGTTGACGGAACCCCCGCCGCCCGGGGAAGTGCCCTCCTGCGCAGAAGCCGGTGTGATGGGCGTCATGCCAGGGCTGATCGGTTTGCTCCAGGCGAGCGAAGCCATCAAGCTGATCACAGACATCGGTCTCCCCCTCGATGGCCGTCTGCTTGTGGTGGATGCCCTGACGATGCGTTTCCGGGAGTTGACCCTCAAGGTGGATCCGGCTCGGCAGCCGATCGAGAACCTGATTGACTACCGCCAGTTCTGCCGCCCGGAGTTGCTTGCGATGGACAGCATCAGTGTCACCGAGCTCAATGCATTGCTGGAGGCCGAAGCGGATGATGTGGTCCTCATCGACGTGCGGAACCCCTCCGAGGCAGAGGTGGCGTCGATTGCGGGGAGTCATTTGATTCCCATGTCAACCATCGAAAACGGAGAGGCCGTGGATCAGGTGCGATCGCTGGCGCAGGGCAAACGTCTTTACGTGCACTGCAAGCTGGGTGGACGCTCGGCTCGTGCCGTTCAGATGCTGGGGAGCCACGGCATCGAGGCCATCAACGTCGACGGCGGCATCGACGCCTGGGCTCAGCTCATCGATGCGGAGATGGCCCGCTATTGA
- a CDS encoding cob(I)yrinic acid a,c-diamide adenosyltransferase, with amino-acid sequence MPRSIGIVTAADSRERSQGQLHVYDGEGKGKSQAALGVVLRTIGLGICEQRRTRVLLLRFLKGPGRSYDEDAAIEALQQGFPHLIDQLRTGRADHFTAEESTRFDREEAERGWVIAKGAIASALYSVVVLDELNPVLDLGLLDIDDVVRTLANRPEGMEIIVTGRAAPAPLIQEADLHSEMRAHRRPGLDNDHVIPLTMSSGIEIYTGEGKGKSTSALGKALQAIGRGISQDKSHRVLILQWLKGGTGYTEDAAIAALRESYPHLVDHLRSGRDAIVWRGQQEPIDYVEAERAWEIARAAISSGLYKTVILDELNPTVDLELLPVEPIVQTLLRKPLETEVIITGRCKTPPAYFDLASIHSEMVCHKHYAEQGVDLKRGVDY; translated from the coding sequence ATGCCCCGGAGCATCGGCATTGTTACCGCGGCGGACAGCCGAGAACGCAGCCAGGGACAGCTGCACGTCTACGACGGAGAGGGGAAGGGCAAAAGCCAGGCCGCCCTTGGTGTTGTGCTTCGAACCATTGGACTCGGCATCTGTGAACAGCGTCGGACCCGGGTTCTGCTGCTGCGTTTCCTCAAAGGACCTGGCCGCTCTTACGACGAAGATGCTGCGATAGAAGCACTACAGCAGGGATTTCCCCATCTGATCGATCAGCTCCGCACAGGGCGGGCTGACCATTTCACCGCTGAGGAATCCACCCGTTTTGACCGGGAAGAGGCCGAGAGGGGTTGGGTGATCGCCAAGGGGGCAATCGCCAGCGCCCTTTACTCCGTCGTCGTGCTCGATGAACTGAATCCAGTGCTGGATCTCGGACTGCTGGACATCGATGACGTGGTCAGAACCCTGGCGAACCGTCCGGAAGGAATGGAGATCATCGTCACCGGTCGTGCCGCACCAGCCCCTCTGATCCAGGAGGCAGATCTCCATTCGGAAATGCGGGCCCATCGTCGTCCGGGTCTGGACAACGACCACGTGATCCCTTTGACCATGAGCAGTGGGATCGAGATCTACACCGGCGAGGGAAAAGGCAAATCAACCAGTGCCCTGGGCAAAGCGCTGCAGGCCATCGGGCGAGGCATCAGTCAGGACAAAAGTCACAGGGTGTTGATCCTGCAGTGGCTCAAGGGGGGAACGGGATACACCGAGGACGCGGCCATCGCCGCCCTGCGGGAAAGTTACCCACATCTGGTGGATCACCTGCGCTCCGGGCGGGATGCCATCGTCTGGCGCGGCCAGCAAGAACCGATCGATTACGTGGAAGCGGAGCGAGCCTGGGAAATCGCACGGGCTGCCATTTCGAGTGGTCTCTACAAAACTGTGATTCTCGATGAGCTCAACCCGACGGTGGATCTTGAGCTTCTACCGGTAGAACCGATTGTTCAGACACTCCTGCGCAAACCCCTGGAGACGGAAGTGATCATCACGGGCCGGTGCAAAACGCCACCTGCCTACTTCGACCTCGCCAGCATTCACTCCGAAATGGTGTGCCACAAGCATTACGCCGAGCAGGGCGTCGATCTCAAACGCGGGGTGGACTACTGA
- the larE gene encoding ATP-dependent sacrificial sulfur transferase LarE: MFRLQETLPAREAEQLERLRHWFRQWQPDRPLICVAYSGGVDSTLVAAIAHEQQGECALAVTGVSPALAPHLLQEARTQAGWIGIRHQECRTRELDNPAYRSNPQDRCYACKQELHEHLSQVIAAAEGGLVIDGVNLDDLGDHRPGIQAAREAGVRSPLAELGIDKAAIRQLSQALGFPWWDKPAQPCLASRFPYGESITADRLRRVGAAEAWLIQRGFNRIRVRSQGLAARIEIPRDQISTLIALAEKEPLVSELMALGFTSVSVDLEGLVSGKLNRR; encoded by the coding sequence ATGTTCCGGCTGCAGGAAACGTTGCCAGCTCGGGAGGCCGAACAGCTTGAGCGGCTGAGGCATTGGTTCAGGCAGTGGCAGCCTGATCGTCCATTGATCTGTGTGGCCTATTCCGGTGGTGTCGACAGCACCTTGGTGGCTGCAATCGCCCATGAGCAGCAGGGCGAATGTGCCCTTGCCGTGACTGGAGTGTCTCCCGCCCTGGCCCCCCACCTGTTGCAGGAGGCGAGAACTCAGGCAGGTTGGATCGGAATCCGGCACCAGGAGTGCAGGACCCGCGAACTTGATAATCCTGCGTACCGCAGCAATCCTCAGGATCGCTGTTACGCCTGCAAGCAGGAACTGCATGAGCACCTGAGTCAGGTGATTGCCGCTGCCGAGGGCGGCTTGGTGATCGATGGTGTCAATCTCGACGATCTCGGGGATCACCGGCCTGGAATCCAGGCCGCACGGGAGGCTGGCGTTCGTTCTCCCCTGGCGGAATTAGGAATCGACAAGGCCGCGATTCGCCAACTCTCACAAGCGCTGGGTTTCCCTTGGTGGGATAAACCTGCGCAGCCATGCCTGGCATCGCGGTTTCCCTACGGAGAATCGATTACGGCAGATCGTCTGCGCCGGGTTGGAGCTGCTGAGGCATGGCTGATCCAGCGAGGCTTCAATCGCATCAGAGTGCGTAGTCAGGGATTGGCGGCGCGCATCGAAATTCCGCGCGATCAGATCAGCACCCTGATTGCACTGGCCGAAAAAGAGCCTTTGGTGTCTGAGTTGATGGCTCTGGGATTCACGTCGGTGAGTGTTGACCTTGAAGGTCTGGTCAGCGGCAAACTCAATCGCCGCTGA
- the speD gene encoding adenosylmethionine decarboxylase, with protein sequence MKQSLSDLHPNPGWGDNQPNGSEPAATSGATDMVGKHCILELYDCDQTRLNDEAFLRTAITTAAKRAGATLLNLITHRFEPQGVTGLALLAESHISIHTWPENGYAAVDVFTCGDHTMPEEACRVMSEELRASRHALRSFLRETPAALTTEIRTPSPMSISI encoded by the coding sequence ATGAAGCAGAGCCTGTCTGACTTGCATCCCAACCCGGGATGGGGTGACAACCAACCCAACGGAAGCGAGCCAGCTGCCACATCCGGTGCCACTGACATGGTTGGCAAACACTGCATCCTCGAGCTCTACGACTGCGACCAGACCAGACTCAACGACGAAGCTTTTCTGAGAACCGCCATCACGACCGCTGCAAAACGTGCTGGCGCCACTCTCCTCAATCTCATCACCCACCGGTTTGAGCCCCAGGGTGTGACAGGCCTTGCTCTCTTGGCCGAATCCCACATCTCGATTCACACCTGGCCGGAGAACGGCTACGCCGCCGTTGACGTGTTCACCTGTGGGGATCACACCATGCCGGAGGAAGCCTGCCGTGTGATGAGCGAAGAACTACGGGCAAGCCGGCATGCCCTCAGAAGTTTTCTGCGGGAAACGCCAGCTGCATTGACAACGGAAATTCGGACGCCCAGCCCGATGTCCATCTCGATCTGA
- the recF gene encoding DNA replication/repair protein RecF has protein sequence MTLRGFRNQTNLQLELTHPRLLVIGSNGIGKSNLLEAVELLGTLRSHRCSQDRDLIQWSASQATLRAELREGDRLELELRRSGGRQARRNGKLLNRQMDLIGPLRCIGFSALDLDLVRGEPALRRQWLDRVVLQLEPIYADLISRFSRLLRQRSQLWKRIATVSNQERAGLLDAFDLQMALVSTRIHRRRQRALHRLEPLARQWQEHLSQGTEKLELRYRPGSTLEADEAEEPWRLAIEEQLKQQRPEEERLGSCRVGPHRDEIELMLSGSPARRFGSAGQQRTLVLALKLAELELLTQLCGEPPLLLLDDVLAELDPTRQQLLLEAVGTSHQCLVSATHLEAFDGGWRQEAQILNESDLNNALNVR, from the coding sequence CTGACGCTGCGGGGGTTCCGCAACCAGACAAACCTGCAGCTGGAACTGACCCACCCCAGGCTGTTGGTGATCGGCTCGAACGGGATTGGGAAATCAAACCTCCTGGAGGCCGTGGAACTGCTGGGCACGCTGCGATCCCATCGCTGCAGCCAGGACAGGGATCTGATCCAATGGTCCGCCTCCCAGGCCACACTGCGAGCCGAGCTCAGAGAAGGAGATCGCCTGGAGTTGGAACTGCGGCGCAGTGGGGGACGCCAGGCCCGCCGTAACGGAAAGCTGCTGAACCGTCAGATGGATCTGATCGGCCCCCTGCGCTGCATCGGTTTCAGCGCGCTCGATCTCGACCTGGTGCGGGGGGAGCCCGCCCTGAGGCGGCAGTGGCTGGATCGCGTGGTGCTGCAGCTGGAGCCGATCTATGCCGACCTGATCAGCCGCTTCAGTCGCTTGCTGCGTCAACGCAGTCAGCTGTGGAAACGCATCGCCACCGTGAGCAACCAGGAGCGGGCCGGCCTACTGGATGCTTTTGACCTGCAGATGGCTCTTGTGAGCACGCGCATCCACAGGCGGCGACAACGTGCCCTGCATCGACTGGAGCCATTGGCACGGCAATGGCAGGAGCATCTCAGCCAAGGCACCGAAAAACTGGAACTGAGGTATCGGCCCGGCAGCACCCTCGAGGCGGACGAGGCTGAAGAGCCATGGCGATTGGCCATCGAAGAACAGCTCAAACAACAGCGGCCCGAAGAGGAACGGCTGGGCAGCTGCAGGGTGGGACCTCACCGCGATGAAATCGAGCTGATGCTGAGTGGATCTCCGGCGCGTCGATTCGGGTCGGCCGGCCAACAGCGCACTCTGGTGCTGGCGCTAAAGCTGGCAGAACTTGAGCTTTTGACTCAGCTCTGCGGGGAACCACCACTGCTTCTGCTGGACGATGTTCTGGCCGAACTCGATCCCACGCGACAGCAGCTTCTGCTGGAAGCTGTTGGGACGTCACACCAGTGTTTGGTCAGTGCCACCCATCTCGAGGCCTTCGACGGGGGCTGGCGTCAGGAAGCTCAGATCCTGAATGAATCAGACCTCAACAATGCTCTGAACGTCAGATAG
- a CDS encoding GNAT family acetyltransferase, which yields MLPFLQQSVPPKLPNGYRLETSSAPTPESLNKLLAFCQETTHSQDDWQRALDNSLWQLSVLEESSGELVGFVRATSDLALNANLWNLCSKPGPDQEQILSVLVHRSLNMLRRDLPGCSLSVSAPKMAVAALETHGFVIDPSGIRAMGLPLKPARKPE from the coding sequence GTGCTTCCTTTCCTCCAGCAATCTGTCCCACCAAAGCTCCCCAACGGCTATCGGTTGGAGACATCAAGCGCCCCGACGCCAGAGTCTCTCAACAAGTTGCTGGCCTTCTGCCAGGAAACCACGCATTCCCAAGACGATTGGCAGCGCGCCCTCGACAACAGCCTCTGGCAGCTGAGCGTGCTCGAAGAAAGCAGCGGCGAACTGGTTGGTTTTGTTCGTGCCACCAGTGACCTTGCACTCAATGCCAACCTCTGGAATCTCTGTTCAAAGCCAGGGCCCGATCAAGAGCAAATCCTCAGCGTGCTCGTTCACAGATCACTGAACATGCTGCGCAGGGATCTGCCGGGCTGCAGTTTGTCGGTGTCGGCGCCCAAAATGGCGGTGGCCGCCCTCGAAACCCATGGCTTTGTGATCGACCCGAGCGGTATCCGCGCGATGGGACTGCCTTTGAAGCCAGCCCGCAAGCCGGAATGA
- the ppc gene encoding phosphoenolpyruvate carboxylase — protein MQQPTVHAPGGDLLRADGVVTGKGGLLQQRLELIEDLWQTVLRSECPAEQSERVLRLKQLSDPVALEGRDGDSTSQAIVDLITAMDLAEAIAAARAFSLYFQLINIVEQRIEEDGYLDSLLPSRSQPQNQGQPFDPFAPPLASQTDPATFGELFERLRRLNVPPAQIESLLQELDIRLVFTAHPTEIVRHTVRRKQRRVANLLQRLQSDSLPNSQEQEVLRQQLEEEIRLWWRTDELHQFKPTVLDEVDSTLHHFQQVLFDAMPQMRRRLTSALSRHYPDVRFPQAAFCTFGSWVGSDRDGNPSVTPEITWQTACYQRQLMLERYIRSVQDLRNQLSISMQWSQVAPALLESLEMDRLRFPEIYEDRAARYRLEPYRLKLSYVLERLQLTLLRNNQLSEAGWQTPQEVASQGIDRLQVGETLHYMAVDEFRSDLELIRNSLVSTELSCEQLETLLNQVHIFGFSLASLDIRQESTRHSDAIDELTRYLELPRPYGEMDEAERVDWLHRELQTRRPLVPTGVDWSAATAETMAVFGMLRRLQQEFGQRICNSYVISMSHTGSDLLEVLLLAKEAGLVDPTAHHASLLVVPLFETVEDLQRAPEVMKELFESPLYRQLLPLIGGQRLPLQELMLGYSDSNKDSGFLSSNWEIHQAQMALQELASRHSVALRLFHGRGGSVSRGGGPAYQAILAQPSGTLQGRIKITEQGEVLASKYSLPELALYNLETMTTAVVQNSLVTNQLDATPSWNQLMTRLAGHSREHYRALVHDNPDLVPFFQQVTPIEEISKLQISSRPARRKTGAKDLSSLRAIPWVFGWTQSRFLLPSWFGFGTALATEVKDDPEQLDLLRRLHQRWPFFRMLISKVEMTLSKVDLDLAHHYMTSLGASENREAFERIFRTIADEYELTRSLVLDITGQSRLLGADQALQLSVDLRNRTIVPLGFLQVALLKRLRDQNRQPPMSEAPGMEEDRRTYSRSELLRGALLTLNGIAAGMRNTG, from the coding sequence ATGCAACAGCCCACCGTCCACGCTCCCGGGGGCGACCTGCTCAGGGCCGACGGTGTGGTCACCGGCAAGGGCGGGCTGCTGCAACAGCGTCTCGAACTCATTGAGGATCTCTGGCAGACGGTTCTTCGCAGTGAATGTCCTGCCGAACAGAGCGAACGGGTTCTTCGCCTGAAACAACTCAGCGACCCTGTTGCTCTGGAAGGGCGCGACGGCGACAGCACCAGTCAGGCGATTGTCGATCTGATCACGGCGATGGATCTGGCTGAAGCCATCGCGGCCGCCCGAGCCTTCTCGCTGTACTTCCAGCTGATCAACATCGTTGAACAGCGAATCGAGGAGGACGGCTACCTCGACAGCCTGCTTCCATCGCGGAGCCAACCGCAGAACCAGGGCCAACCCTTCGATCCCTTTGCTCCCCCTCTGGCCAGCCAGACCGATCCCGCCACCTTCGGGGAACTGTTTGAAAGGCTGCGTCGACTGAATGTTCCCCCTGCTCAGATCGAAAGCCTTCTTCAGGAACTGGACATCCGTCTGGTCTTCACGGCTCATCCCACCGAGATCGTGCGCCACACCGTGCGTCGCAAGCAAAGGCGGGTCGCGAATCTGCTGCAGCGCCTGCAATCGGATTCCCTGCCGAACAGTCAGGAACAGGAGGTGCTGCGCCAGCAACTCGAGGAGGAGATTCGTCTCTGGTGGCGCACCGACGAACTGCACCAGTTCAAGCCGACTGTGCTGGACGAAGTCGACTCGACGTTGCATCACTTCCAGCAGGTGCTGTTCGATGCCATGCCCCAGATGCGGCGGCGCCTCACCTCAGCCCTGAGCCGTCATTACCCGGATGTGAGATTTCCGCAGGCTGCCTTCTGCACCTTCGGCTCCTGGGTTGGCTCAGATCGGGATGGGAATCCCTCTGTCACCCCCGAGATCACCTGGCAAACAGCCTGCTACCAGCGTCAGCTGATGCTGGAGCGGTACATCCGCTCCGTACAGGATCTGCGCAATCAACTCAGCATTTCGATGCAATGGAGCCAGGTGGCTCCTGCGCTGCTGGAGTCCCTTGAGATGGACCGGCTGCGCTTCCCGGAAATCTACGAAGACCGAGCAGCCCGGTATCGGCTTGAGCCTTATCGACTGAAGCTGAGCTATGTGCTCGAGCGTTTGCAACTGACGCTGTTGCGCAACAACCAGCTGTCGGAAGCTGGTTGGCAGACCCCCCAGGAGGTGGCCTCACAGGGGATCGACCGGCTGCAGGTCGGAGAGACCCTTCACTACATGGCGGTTGATGAGTTCCGCAGCGATCTCGAGCTGATTCGCAACAGCCTGGTGAGCACCGAGCTGAGTTGTGAACAACTGGAGACGCTCCTGAATCAGGTGCATATCTTCGGGTTCTCCCTGGCCAGCCTCGATATCCGGCAGGAGAGCACCCGGCACAGCGACGCCATCGATGAACTGACTCGCTACCTGGAACTCCCCAGGCCATACGGCGAGATGGACGAAGCCGAACGGGTTGATTGGCTGCATCGCGAACTTCAGACCCGCCGTCCTCTCGTCCCCACTGGTGTCGACTGGTCAGCCGCAACAGCCGAGACCATGGCGGTCTTCGGAATGCTGCGACGGCTTCAACAGGAGTTCGGGCAACGCATCTGCAACTCCTATGTGATCTCCATGAGTCACACGGGCTCCGATCTCCTTGAGGTGTTGCTGCTGGCGAAGGAGGCAGGCCTGGTGGATCCAACGGCCCACCACGCCTCATTACTGGTTGTCCCCCTCTTCGAGACCGTCGAAGATCTGCAGCGGGCTCCAGAGGTGATGAAGGAGCTGTTCGAATCCCCCCTCTACAGACAGTTGCTGCCACTTATCGGGGGGCAGCGTCTGCCGCTTCAGGAACTGATGCTGGGCTATTCGGACAGCAACAAGGACTCCGGCTTCCTATCCAGCAACTGGGAGATTCACCAGGCCCAGATGGCCCTGCAGGAGCTGGCCAGCCGCCATAGTGTCGCCCTACGCCTCTTCCATGGACGCGGCGGATCGGTGAGCAGGGGCGGTGGCCCGGCCTACCAGGCGATCCTGGCCCAGCCGAGTGGAACACTCCAGGGACGCATCAAGATCACTGAACAGGGAGAGGTCTTGGCCTCCAAATACAGCCTGCCCGAACTGGCGCTGTACAACCTGGAAACGATGACCACGGCGGTGGTTCAAAACAGCCTCGTCACCAATCAGCTGGATGCGACGCCGAGCTGGAACCAGCTCATGACCCGCCTCGCCGGTCACTCGCGCGAGCACTATCGCGCTCTGGTGCACGACAACCCCGATCTTGTTCCCTTCTTCCAGCAGGTCACGCCAATCGAAGAAATCAGCAAGCTACAGATCTCCAGTCGTCCGGCTCGGCGCAAGACAGGCGCCAAGGATCTCTCCAGCCTGCGGGCCATTCCCTGGGTCTTCGGCTGGACCCAGAGCCGTTTTCTGCTGCCCAGCTGGTTTGGCTTTGGGACCGCACTGGCCACGGAGGTCAAAGACGACCCTGAGCAGTTGGATCTGCTCAGGCGCCTGCACCAGCGATGGCCGTTCTTCCGAATGCTGATCTCAAAAGTGGAGATGACGCTGTCGAAGGTGGACCTGGATCTGGCCCATCACTACATGACCAGCCTGGGGGCCTCCGAAAACCGAGAGGCATTTGAGCGGATCTTCCGCACCATTGCTGATGAATACGAGCTAACGCGCTCCCTGGTGCTGGACATCACCGGGCAGTCGCGGCTGCTTGGGGCAGATCAAGCGCTGCAACTCTCAGTCGATCTGCGCAACCGCACGATCGTGCCCCTCGGCTTCCTCCAGGTTGCTCTGCTGAAACGACTGCGTGATCAGAACCGGCAACCCCCCATGAGTGAAGCGCCAGGAATGGAAGAGGACCGTCGCACCTATAGCCGCAGCGAATTGCTGCGCGGGGCTCTGCTCACCCTGAACGGCATCGCTGCCGGCATGCGGAACACAGGCTGA
- the gshA gene encoding glutamate--cysteine ligase yields MSPALLLKGFEVELFTGRPSGENVGVASQVAQELPGFVTEPDRRNLEYITEPEASYDRIEEALLQPRRTLRQWLAPQGLTLLPGSTLSLGDSERFERSDPTNPYHSLIESTYGTRVVTASVHINLGLTDPELLFAAVRLIRCEAALLLSLSASSPFIGGQLSGQHSQRWQQFPLTPEHVPLFINHRHYIEWVEEQLASGAMRNERHLWTSVRPNGPERPYSLNRLELRICDLVTDPADLMAITVFLELRVMALIEQQTRLDPLCSSELSLAELATLADQNDAAASQTSLEARLNHWQDGRSIRCRDWILELLESMEPLAESLGLLERLQPIRTLLKQGNQAMRWLDVHSQGHSISALLRDGAIAMEQQELVAHGESAALG; encoded by the coding sequence ATGAGCCCTGCCCTGTTGCTCAAAGGCTTTGAGGTGGAGTTGTTCACCGGCAGACCCTCCGGAGAAAACGTTGGTGTGGCTTCTCAGGTTGCCCAAGAGCTGCCGGGCTTCGTCACAGAACCAGACCGGCGGAATCTGGAATACATCACCGAACCCGAGGCGTCCTATGACCGCATCGAGGAAGCTCTGCTGCAACCTCGCAGAACGCTCCGGCAGTGGCTGGCGCCCCAGGGCCTGACCCTGCTTCCTGGAAGCACACTCAGTCTCGGAGACAGCGAGCGCTTCGAACGCTCCGATCCGACCAATCCATATCACTCGCTGATCGAATCGACCTACGGAACCCGGGTCGTGACCGCCAGCGTCCACATCAATCTTGGTCTGACGGATCCGGAGCTGCTGTTCGCAGCGGTACGGCTGATTCGTTGCGAGGCCGCCCTGCTGCTGTCCCTCAGCGCCAGCTCACCCTTCATCGGTGGACAACTCAGCGGGCAACACTCACAACGTTGGCAGCAGTTCCCGCTGACCCCGGAGCACGTTCCACTGTTCATCAACCATCGGCATTACATCGAGTGGGTTGAGGAGCAACTGGCCAGCGGTGCGATGCGCAACGAACGCCATCTCTGGACCTCCGTGCGCCCGAACGGACCCGAACGTCCCTACTCCCTGAATCGATTGGAGCTGCGGATCTGCGATCTCGTGACAGACCCGGCCGATCTGATGGCGATCACGGTTTTCCTGGAACTGCGCGTGATGGCGCTGATTGAGCAACAAACACGCCTGGATCCTCTCTGCAGCAGTGAACTATCGCTGGCAGAACTGGCCACACTTGCCGATCAAAACGATGCAGCCGCGTCCCAGACCAGCCTGGAGGCCCGCCTGAATCATTGGCAAGACGGGCGCTCGATCCGTTGCCGGGACTGGATCTTGGAGCTGCTTGAAAGCATGGAACCCCTGGCTGAGAGCCTTGGCCTGTTGGAGCGTCTGCAACCGATCAGAACGCTTCTGAAACAGGGCAACCAGGCGATGCGGTGGTTGGATGTGCACTCTCAGGGCCATTCCATCAGTGCACTGCTGCGCGATGGGGCCATCGCGATGGAGCAGCAAGAACTGGTGGCTCACGGCGAAAGCGCCGCTTTGGGATGA